Proteins from one Erysipelothrix larvae genomic window:
- the tnpB gene encoding IS200/IS605 family element RNA-guided endonuclease TnpB, which produces MPTGLKIYPNQEQIIFFAKTFGCVRKTYNLMLEERLQMNEDYRNGLPTNGKIPTPAKYKEDYPYLKEVDSLALANAQLNLDRAFKNCYRDPKVGEPKYKSRKMEQSYTTNNQKGTISVKNHKYLKLPKLKSLVRIKMHRHPKGDIKSATISRSTTGIYHVSLLVEETIEHLPKTGSEVGIDLGLIAFAVLSDGRRIPNPRFTNQEAQTLKREQRKLSKRKREAKKRGVPLSEAKNYQKQKLKVARIHEKIANRRNDFLNKVSKELIENHDVLCIETLKVKEMMKTKRVSKSIADVSWSQFVAKLEYKADWYGKKVIKIDSWYPSSQLCSHCGHNDGKKPLEIRQWECSNCNITQDRDLNASINILNEGLRLSHQS; this is translated from the coding sequence GTGCCTACAGGTTTAAAAATTTATCCAAACCAAGAGCAAATCATCTTTTTCGCAAAAACGTTTGGTTGTGTTCGTAAGACGTATAACCTCATGCTTGAAGAGCGGCTTCAAATGAATGAGGATTATCGAAACGGACTTCCAACAAACGGTAAAATTCCAACACCTGCAAAGTATAAGGAAGATTACCCTTATTTGAAGGAAGTAGACAGTCTTGCCTTAGCGAATGCACAATTGAATCTTGACCGAGCATTTAAGAATTGTTATCGAGATCCAAAGGTAGGTGAGCCAAAGTATAAATCAAGAAAAATGGAGCAGTCCTATACCACAAACAATCAAAAAGGAACAATATCCGTTAAAAATCATAAATATCTTAAACTGCCAAAACTTAAGAGTCTTGTGAGAATCAAGATGCATCGTCACCCAAAAGGTGATATTAAATCCGCAACGATATCAAGGAGTACAACAGGAATCTATCACGTTTCACTCTTAGTCGAAGAAACAATCGAGCACCTACCTAAGACGGGGTCTGAGGTTGGGATTGATCTTGGATTGATTGCTTTTGCGGTGCTCTCTGATGGAAGACGTATTCCAAACCCACGGTTTACGAACCAAGAAGCACAAACACTGAAACGAGAACAACGTAAGTTATCAAAACGTAAAAGGGAGGCAAAGAAACGGGGTGTCCCGCTGAGTGAAGCCAAGAATTACCAAAAACAAAAGTTAAAAGTCGCACGAATCCATGAGAAGATCGCAAATCGACGCAATGATTTCTTAAACAAGGTGAGTAAGGAGCTAATCGAGAACCATGATGTGCTCTGTATAGAAACCTTAAAAGTTAAAGAAATGATGAAGACGAAGCGGGTTTCAAAGAGTATTGCAGATGTGTCGTGGTCACAATTTGTGGCAAAGCTCGAATACAAAGCCGATTGGTATGGGAAAAAAGTAATCAAGATTGATTCCTGGTATCCGTCCAGTCAACTGTGTTCTCACTGTGGACATAATGATGGAAAGAAACCACTGG
- the tnpA gene encoding IS200/IS605 family transposase, protein MQVLDNNAHSVFLLTYHMVFVTKYRRKVINDSISKRAHEIFVSIAPNYNITCTEWNHDVDHVHILFKAHPNTPLSKFINAYKSASSRLIKKEFPEVKASLWKDAFWSKSFCLISVGGAPLEVLKQYIETQGEKR, encoded by the coding sequence ATGCAGGTTTTAGACAATAATGCTCATTCTGTGTTTTTATTGACATATCATATGGTTTTTGTCACAAAATATCGCAGAAAAGTCATCAACGATTCAATTTCGAAACGGGCTCATGAAATCTTTGTTTCTATTGCTCCAAACTACAATATCACCTGTACTGAATGGAATCATGATGTTGACCATGTTCATATTCTATTCAAAGCCCATCCAAATACACCGCTTAGCAAGTTTATCAATGCTTACAAAAGTGCAAGCAGTCGATTGATTAAGAAAGAATTTCCAGAAGTGAAAGCATCCCTTTGGAAAGATGCTTTTTGGTCAAAGAGTTTCTGCTTGATTTCTGTTGGTGGTGCACCTCTAGAAGTGTTGAAACAGTATATTGAGACACAGGGGGAAAAGCGATGA
- a CDS encoding PucR family transcriptional regulator: protein MNVKTILNYPSLANARLVAGFNGVFNKVGSVMILESPDVEHWGKRYEVIVTNYFALSKLDSVELEEFFNKLMGIGISAIIFKLNRMVSSIPDLMIYFCNQLNIPLITIDESVNYEQLMIDIMGPIIDEHASLLQRFYTTHQHFLNLELQLPSIEEALESIEALLHNKVAFVDDTEDTCVASDPTVHFTTQKEDLGIDNRFVVHTYDRITGTLNDKTEVQGYAVSIPNLENKSYKLLIFETQQPLISEDFMIIESAVSFLQTALLHKYSSQRTQFIHKNNIMMDLLNARYYDAFEQNEMLTMVNLNHKKYYQGFMISLQQTKESEIDLSNHIIYLISQRFRSKYPHCAFFEKNYAITFLFNHDNENGLDKSTLDHIIRDIIDQYASSFNFYLAVSQPHQKETLYRINKECLNTMSVQRKFDQANQVVAYQDLNILRVFLETNTLHRIDDFVPIKFTRLRDEKPELYNTLHAFIQFNQNHVQAANYLFLHPKTVRYRLERVKEILEIDFNNPNDVFECAYSLRVLNLKDSIN, encoded by the coding sequence ATGAATGTCAAAACCATTTTGAATTATCCATCGTTGGCTAATGCACGTCTTGTTGCTGGATTCAACGGTGTTTTTAATAAAGTAGGATCTGTGATGATCTTAGAATCTCCAGATGTTGAACACTGGGGAAAGCGATACGAAGTCATTGTAACGAATTACTTTGCACTGAGTAAACTGGATTCTGTTGAACTTGAGGAATTCTTCAATAAACTCATGGGCATTGGAATCAGTGCCATAATATTTAAGTTGAATCGAATGGTCTCTTCGATCCCTGACTTAATGATATACTTTTGCAATCAATTAAACATACCGCTTATTACGATAGATGAATCCGTGAATTATGAACAACTTATGATTGATATCATGGGTCCAATTATTGATGAACATGCGAGTCTACTCCAGCGTTTTTATACAACACACCAACATTTTTTAAACTTAGAATTACAATTACCTTCTATTGAAGAAGCATTGGAAAGCATTGAAGCTTTGCTTCACAATAAAGTCGCTTTTGTGGATGATACTGAAGATACCTGTGTTGCATCAGATCCGACAGTCCATTTCACAACACAAAAAGAAGATTTAGGCATCGACAATCGATTTGTTGTCCATACCTATGATCGAATCACTGGAACACTTAACGATAAAACAGAAGTCCAAGGGTATGCAGTATCAATTCCAAATCTGGAAAATAAATCGTATAAACTCTTAATCTTTGAGACACAACAGCCCTTAATCAGTGAAGATTTTATGATTATCGAAAGTGCTGTGAGTTTCTTACAAACTGCATTGCTTCATAAGTATTCATCCCAACGCACACAATTCATTCATAAAAATAACATTATGATGGACTTACTGAATGCGCGCTATTATGATGCTTTTGAACAAAATGAAATGCTTACAATGGTCAATTTAAATCACAAGAAATACTATCAGGGCTTTATGATATCGCTCCAACAAACCAAGGAATCAGAAATTGATTTATCAAACCATATCATTTACTTAATATCGCAACGATTCCGCTCAAAGTATCCACATTGTGCTTTTTTTGAAAAAAACTACGCAATTACATTCTTATTTAATCATGATAATGAGAATGGGCTTGATAAAAGCACCCTTGATCACATCATCCGTGACATTATCGATCAATACGCGTCATCGTTTAACTTTTATCTTGCAGTGAGCCAACCACATCAAAAAGAAACACTGTATCGCATCAACAAAGAATGTCTGAATACGATGAGTGTTCAGAGAAAGTTTGATCAAGCGAACCAGGTTGTTGCATACCAAGATTTGAATATATTACGGGTCTTCTTGGAAACAAATACCCTCCATCGTATTGATGATTTCGTGCCAATAAAATTCACACGTCTTCGTGATGAGAAACCCGAACTATACAACACACTGCATGCTTTTATTCAGTTTAATCAAAACCATGTTCAGGCTGCAAACTACCTGTTCTTACACCCAAAAACTGTGCGGTATCGTCTTGAAAGAGTCAAAGAGATCCTTGAAATCGATTTTAATAACCCGAATGATGTCTTTGAATGTGCCTATTCATTAAGAGTGCTTAACCTCAAAGATTCCATTAACTAA
- a CDS encoding EcsC family protein, producing the protein MNQNNAYERTVRQEILAWRQKILRKPNSLSQSMAHMQARVYSHIPKNVQDFMTKSIKTMTQTILAASGMIQKTDNYSKLSLSERDYLLEKKYQTYNKVAIAQGVSFGLGGMLMGLGDFPALLSIKVKFLFDCASIYGFDINDPKERRFMLYVFQLAFCSDTRRPEVFSIIKNWDFDSIPEIDWEKFQVEYRDTIDIAKMLQLLPVVGSVFGGTANHRLLKHLKITAMNSYRLRIIRRDNLK; encoded by the coding sequence ATGAATCAAAACAATGCGTATGAGCGGACAGTGCGTCAAGAAATCTTAGCGTGGCGACAAAAAATCTTAAGAAAACCCAATAGCTTAAGTCAATCCATGGCACATATGCAAGCACGGGTTTATAGTCACATACCAAAAAACGTCCAAGATTTTATGACGAAGTCAATCAAAACCATGACACAGACAATACTGGCTGCTTCAGGGATGATTCAAAAAACTGATAACTACTCAAAGCTATCACTGAGTGAACGTGATTATCTTCTTGAAAAGAAATATCAAACGTATAACAAAGTGGCAATCGCACAAGGCGTAAGTTTTGGACTGGGTGGTATGTTAATGGGGTTGGGAGATTTCCCAGCATTATTAAGCATTAAAGTTAAGTTTCTTTTTGATTGCGCTTCAATCTATGGGTTTGATATCAATGACCCCAAAGAACGACGGTTTATGTTATATGTATTTCAACTTGCATTTTGTAGTGATACGCGAAGACCGGAAGTGTTTTCCATCATCAAGAACTGGGATTTTGATTCGATTCCTGAAATCGATTGGGAGAAATTTCAAGTAGAATACCGCGATACGATCGATATCGCAAAGATGTTGCAATTGCTTCCTGTAGTTGGATCTGTATTTGGGGGAACTGCAAACCATCGGTTATTAAAACACTTAAAGATTACGGCAATGAACAGTTATCGTTTACGTATTATTCGAAGGGATAATTTGAAGTGA
- a CDS encoding TetR/AcrR family transcriptional regulator — protein sequence MDFQRARNAKQKDIRIHEITSATRELLEVNHFSTITLKKISDKCSFSRINLYNYFKTKEEIYLTIFLEDFQSLYDDMFAIFKQYTILNAETFASLWCETIVKHHHALVWYTLVAGAFEDQVSEEVLAQFKEAMLQILHDLESLICSVFPKLSDKDCTYILCFCLNFGSALFTTFNTYSHNYEVKDNSNIISVSPGFVYEYRENIIIFIRGMVHN from the coding sequence ATGGATTTTCAAAGAGCACGAAATGCAAAGCAGAAAGACATTCGAATCCATGAAATTACCAGTGCGACACGCGAGCTTTTAGAAGTGAATCACTTCAGCACGATCACCCTTAAGAAGATCAGTGACAAGTGTTCTTTCTCGCGGATAAATCTTTATAATTACTTTAAAACTAAAGAGGAAATCTATCTCACAATATTTCTTGAGGACTTTCAATCACTGTATGATGATATGTTCGCGATTTTTAAACAGTATACAATATTAAACGCTGAAACTTTCGCCTCCTTGTGGTGCGAGACAATTGTGAAACATCACCATGCTTTAGTATGGTATACATTGGTTGCTGGTGCGTTTGAAGATCAAGTAAGTGAAGAAGTGCTTGCGCAATTTAAGGAAGCAATGCTTCAGATCCTTCATGATCTTGAATCTTTGATTTGTAGTGTCTTTCCAAAACTAAGCGACAAGGATTGTACCTATATCCTGTGTTTTTGTCTGAACTTTGGATCTGCTTTGTTTACGACTTTTAATACGTATTCGCATAATTATGAGGTGAAGGACAATTCAAATATAATTTCTGTTTCTCCAGGATTTGTTTATGAATACCGTGAGAACATCATTATATTTATACGCGGAATGGTTCACAATTAA
- a CDS encoding NADPH-dependent F420 reductase yields the protein MKKITVLGAGQAGGALILNLKEKGVEVTVGLREPSKFEGAVSIKEAIQANDVVVLALPYDAGYEVVKTFKDALNGKTIVDMMNPLLADLSGYKTFDQKSGAEHLQDISTTFNVVEAFNHCIAPSIAHPDGSVQFIVGQDKDAVDNIRDLANKLGFEAHSIYDLSKAREIEGLAFFWIYFTILVKENPFIQLKIKEDGK from the coding sequence ATGAAAAAAATAACAGTGTTAGGTGCTGGTCAAGCAGGCGGCGCATTGATTTTAAACCTAAAAGAAAAAGGTGTTGAAGTCACAGTTGGACTAAGAGAGCCATCAAAGTTTGAAGGAGCAGTTTCAATTAAAGAAGCCATTCAAGCTAATGACGTTGTGGTTCTTGCACTTCCTTATGATGCAGGATATGAAGTCGTTAAGACTTTCAAAGATGCATTAAATGGAAAAACGATTGTAGATATGATGAATCCTTTATTAGCCGATTTAAGCGGGTATAAAACATTTGACCAGAAATCAGGTGCTGAGCATCTTCAAGATATTTCAACCACGTTTAATGTTGTGGAAGCATTCAATCATTGCATCGCACCATCAATCGCACATCCTGATGGAAGTGTTCAATTCATTGTGGGACAAGATAAGGATGCAGTCGATAACATCCGTGATCTTGCAAATAAGCTTGGATTTGAAGCACACAGTATCTACGACTTATCAAAAGCACGTGAAATTGAAGGACTTGCATTCTTCTGGATTTATTTCACAATATTGGTGAAAGAAAATCCATTTATACAATTGAAAATAAAGGAAGACGGGAAATAA
- a CDS encoding winged helix-turn-helix transcriptional regulator translates to MTIYEKGPVCPVATTVNLIGSKWKLLILRELLTKTMRFKELERNIEGISQKMLTQDLRKLEQDGIVIRTVYAEVPPRVEYSLSELGETLRPIIHELRSWGLDYLELEKTQNVPNSK, encoded by the coding sequence ATGACTATATATGAAAAAGGACCCGTTTGTCCTGTTGCAACAACTGTAAATCTAATTGGAAGTAAGTGGAAGTTACTCATTCTACGTGAATTGTTGACCAAAACAATGCGTTTTAAAGAACTTGAACGTAACATTGAAGGCATCAGTCAAAAGATGTTGACTCAGGATTTAAGAAAACTTGAGCAAGATGGAATCGTGATTCGAACCGTCTATGCAGAAGTGCCACCTCGTGTTGAATATTCATTGAGTGAATTGGGTGAAACACTACGTCCAATTATACATGAATTAAGATCATGGGGACTTGATTATTTGGAGCTTGAGAAGACTCAAAACGTACCAAATAGTAAGTAA
- a CDS encoding histidine phosphatase family protein, translating into MSGKIYLVRHGQTMFNQLGKVQGWADSPLTQSGLDDAQACGIGLRDITFMQAYSSDLKRAEVTRDIIVKMNGSKNIEVYADERIREMCFGDFEGLLETTRKEGCSNVLLGHVDIPQIQSMIQKRIIGPKDMLNASCSLDTSGYAEDYDAVMKRSKSFIDELIEIINTKGGNILVVTHGVTLSTIIDAYPGKKLNRVADLKNCCVTEIAVDEGTVEITNVASMEYVNNARGI; encoded by the coding sequence ATGAGTGGAAAAATTTATTTAGTGAGACATGGTCAAACAATGTTCAATCAACTTGGAAAGGTACAAGGGTGGGCAGATTCACCACTTACCCAAAGTGGGTTGGACGATGCACAAGCTTGTGGTATTGGACTCAGAGATATCACATTCATGCAGGCTTATTCGAGTGATTTGAAACGTGCTGAAGTGACACGTGATATCATTGTAAAAATGAATGGTAGTAAAAATATTGAGGTTTACGCGGATGAGCGCATCCGAGAAATGTGTTTTGGGGACTTTGAAGGACTCTTGGAGACAACGCGAAAAGAAGGATGTTCAAATGTATTATTGGGACATGTTGATATACCACAAATTCAATCAATGATTCAAAAACGTATCATTGGACCCAAAGATATGTTAAATGCTTCCTGCTCTTTGGATACTTCTGGCTATGCTGAAGACTATGACGCAGTGATGAAACGATCTAAATCTTTCATCGATGAACTAATCGAAATTATAAATACAAAGGGTGGAAATATCCTTGTGGTTACGCACGGTGTTACATTGTCCACCATAATTGATGCATATCCTGGTAAAAAGCTAAACCGTGTAGCGGATCTTAAAAATTGTTGTGTAACTGAAATCGCAGTTGATGAAGGGACTGTAGAAATCACAAACGTTGCATCGATGGAATATGTAAATAATGCGCGTGGTATATAA
- a CDS encoding Type 1 glutamine amidotransferase-like domain-containing protein, protein MHQNNKVIIGISAGSFVLQQNIDLVNVYTPQMNTVAMDHFEGMGLVDVEILPHFSKYCNRFENFEQRCVDYERYKNIHVMRINDGEGVLIRDNNIGIRI, encoded by the coding sequence ATGCATCAAAACAATAAAGTAATTATTGGAATCAGTGCTGGAAGCTTTGTACTCCAACAAAACATTGATCTTGTGAATGTTTATACACCACAAATGAACACAGTGGCAATGGATCACTTTGAAGGAATGGGGTTGGTGGATGTTGAAATACTTCCCCATTTTTCAAAATATTGTAATCGCTTTGAAAATTTTGAACAACGCTGTGTTGACTATGAACGGTATAAAAACATTCACGTCATGAGAATTAATGATGGTGAAGGAGTACTGATTCGTGACAATAATATTGGTATCCGTATTTAA
- the ade gene encoding adenine deaminase: MTHLEMIQIKEAAALRAPVDLLIKNVRVVNTLTQEIHEANLGIKHGLIVSFDAKEGDVVVDGKGQYVAPLLIDCHMHIESTLLTPKKLSDFLSVRGVGTVAADPHEIANVAGTKGIQYILDCVEDLPLNIRVMLPSCVPSTQLENAGALLNSGDLKPFYDHPHVGGLAEVMDYFAVLNDDDMIQKIKDCLDHGKVVDGHGSILDEKGFDVFASLGIRNDHETVDQKGLHDRLRRGIYTFVREGTVTENLKELLPAITKDNYRRVCFCTDDKHPDHLMRDGGIDGVLRMAIREGMDPVMALTICTLNGYESYDIKDEGAVAPGFKANFFLFNDLNDIQANAVYKNGILIALDGKQLSESKPETPVPDSILNSINMAPFTKEDLQLHMEGHTHLNLLEVKAGNVITGLAVEAVDIMDDCFVASKPKDHAKLAVIERHHATGNIGLCGVKGFGMLTGAIATTVAHDSHNILVIGMNDDDMMLAVETLKDMKGGYVIVNQGEVIASVTLPIGGLITDEPLEAIVDNLNTLHTKVHAIMNHEDFNPLLMLSFVALLVIPDIKLSDLGLVDVYKGEFIKQQVTL; the protein is encoded by the coding sequence ATGACACACTTGGAGATGATACAAATTAAAGAAGCTGCTGCATTAAGAGCCCCTGTTGATTTATTAATAAAGAATGTAAGGGTCGTCAATACCTTAACCCAAGAAATACATGAAGCAAACCTTGGTATCAAGCATGGTTTAATTGTTAGCTTTGATGCGAAAGAAGGGGACGTGGTTGTTGATGGAAAAGGGCAGTATGTCGCACCACTTTTGATTGATTGTCATATGCATATTGAATCAACCTTGCTAACACCTAAAAAACTCAGCGACTTTTTAAGTGTACGTGGTGTAGGAACTGTTGCAGCAGATCCCCACGAAATTGCGAATGTTGCTGGAACAAAAGGCATCCAATATATCTTGGATTGTGTTGAAGACTTACCCTTAAATATTCGGGTGATGTTACCATCCTGTGTCCCTTCAACACAATTAGAAAACGCAGGTGCACTCTTAAACAGTGGAGACCTTAAACCCTTTTATGATCACCCTCATGTTGGAGGATTGGCAGAGGTCATGGATTACTTCGCAGTTTTAAATGATGATGATATGATTCAAAAGATTAAGGATTGTTTAGACCATGGAAAAGTAGTCGATGGCCATGGATCCATTCTCGATGAGAAAGGCTTTGATGTATTTGCAAGCCTAGGGATTCGAAACGATCACGAAACGGTAGATCAAAAGGGACTCCATGATCGCTTAAGACGGGGAATCTATACCTTTGTTCGTGAAGGAACGGTCACCGAAAACCTCAAAGAACTCCTTCCTGCAATCACCAAAGACAATTATAGACGCGTGTGCTTTTGTACTGATGATAAACACCCCGATCACTTAATGCGAGATGGGGGAATTGATGGGGTTCTTAGAATGGCCATTCGAGAAGGAATGGACCCAGTGATGGCATTAACCATCTGTACCCTTAATGGATATGAAAGCTATGACATTAAAGATGAAGGGGCTGTTGCACCAGGCTTTAAAGCAAACTTCTTCCTTTTTAATGATTTAAACGATATTCAAGCAAACGCCGTATATAAAAATGGAATCCTGATTGCCCTGGATGGTAAACAACTCAGCGAAAGCAAACCCGAAACACCCGTTCCTGATTCAATTCTAAACTCAATCAACATGGCACCATTTACCAAAGAAGACCTACAACTTCACATGGAAGGTCATACACATTTGAACCTTCTCGAAGTCAAAGCAGGGAATGTCATTACAGGACTTGCTGTTGAAGCGGTGGATATTATGGATGATTGTTTTGTTGCAAGTAAACCCAAAGACCATGCAAAACTTGCAGTGATTGAGCGTCACCATGCAACCGGAAATATCGGACTGTGTGGTGTAAAAGGCTTTGGTATGTTAACAGGAGCTATTGCGACCACCGTGGCACATGATAGTCATAACATCCTTGTGATTGGTATGAATGATGACGATATGATGCTTGCTGTTGAAACACTTAAAGACATGAAGGGTGGTTATGTCATTGTGAATCAAGGGGAAGTTATTGCATCCGTAACCCTACCAATTGGTGGATTGATTACCGATGAACCCCTTGAAGCCATTGTTGATAATCTCAACACATTGCATACTAAAGTCCATGCGATCATGAACCATGAAGACTTTAATCCACTGCTCATGCTTTCTTTTGTTGCATTATTGGTAATACCCGATATCAAGCTTTCAGACTTAGGACTGGTAGATGTGTATAAAGGTGAATTCATAAAACAACAAGTCACACTATAG
- a CDS encoding PadR family transcriptional regulator, protein MSITSDLLRGHTETIILAHLAQDDSYGYEINKSVKTLTSGDYELKEATLYSAFRRLEDQGLIQSYWGDQDSGARRRYYTITSVGRKALERNHEDWEEAKKIIDSLIYLGGNHGK, encoded by the coding sequence ATGTCAATAACATCTGATTTACTAAGAGGCCATACCGAAACAATTATTCTTGCACATCTTGCGCAAGATGACAGTTATGGGTATGAAATTAATAAAAGTGTGAAAACACTGACTTCTGGAGATTATGAATTGAAAGAAGCAACGCTCTATAGTGCATTTCGACGTCTTGAAGATCAAGGCTTGATACAGTCTTACTGGGGGGATCAAGATTCAGGTGCACGGCGACGTTACTATACGATTACCAGTGTGGGACGAAAAGCATTGGAACGCAATCACGAGGATTGGGAAGAAGCAAAAAAGATTATTGATTCATTAATCTACCTAGGAGGAAATCATGGAAAATAA
- a CDS encoding permease prefix domain 1-containing protein, producing the protein MENKLKAYVNDLFKELKQTESLQETKEELILNLTEKYNDLIQEGLSNEQAYKKVIASIGDVDELIAVETHNPKVEQKVEVNIINTRKMYPKVFQAIAVSLFILSPIPVIVLGSMSDRLAVFGIVALFGMVAIGVALLIIAGGAKDDTKVEDDEADDDLDNIHLFTSRDKRKIKNINGLIYLIAAILFFSNILSGWGIGWTIFIAAYGVTQLLTLYLYYNRVRDLEKAGAQTSPKQVQKEVFKLASSTIWTIAVLLFFSNLGGYSISWVVFLIAAAGVQILKIVLDMEAH; encoded by the coding sequence ATGGAAAATAAACTAAAAGCATATGTGAATGACTTATTTAAGGAATTGAAACAAACTGAGTCATTACAAGAAACAAAAGAAGAACTCATCCTTAATCTCACAGAAAAATATAACGACTTAATTCAAGAGGGATTGTCCAATGAGCAAGCGTATAAGAAAGTCATCGCAAGTATTGGGGATGTTGATGAGTTGATTGCTGTTGAAACACATAATCCAAAAGTAGAACAAAAAGTTGAAGTTAACATTATCAATACACGTAAAATGTATCCAAAGGTGTTTCAAGCCATCGCAGTTTCTCTTTTTATCCTCTCACCCATTCCAGTCATTGTATTGGGTAGCATGAGTGATCGACTTGCAGTCTTTGGAATTGTTGCTTTATTTGGAATGGTTGCGATCGGTGTTGCGCTGTTAATTATTGCAGGTGGTGCAAAGGATGATACGAAGGTTGAAGACGACGAAGCGGATGATGACCTCGATAACATACACCTTTTCACATCACGTGATAAACGTAAAATCAAAAACATTAACGGATTGATTTATCTGATTGCGGCAATCTTATTCTTCAGCAATATCCTTTCAGGATGGGGTATTGGGTGGACCATCTTTATCGCAGCTTACGGTGTTACTCAACTCTTGACTTTGTATCTGTATTACAACCGTGTACGTGACCTTGAAAAAGCAGGAGCACAAACTTCACCAAAACAAGTTCAAAAGGAAGTCTTTAAGCTTGCATCGTCAACAATTTGGACGATTGCTGTGCTTTTATTCTTCTCAAATTTAGGGGGCTATAGTATTTCTTGGGTTGTATTCTTAATTGCAGCTGCAGGAGTACAAATTCTTAAAATCGTCTTAGACATGGAGGCACACTAA
- a CDS encoding DUF4097 family beta strand repeat-containing protein: protein MKKINTLLIVLMALLSLSILSLVSTRFVKNTDPFNFNFNFNFGRRETTLLVSESLDASEIQSIMINAYSLDITFIQGTSDDIVVNHYGGTDFSPVTITHDQGILTVSQPSERNIGFSWGSWNQRLEVTLPSKAYDTVSITTVSGNITIPALTATNTALNTTSGDLFINSLVSNAIDVSVTSGDISMNNTEGALKVRSTSGDLDLVNLIGSVNLQLTSGDVEIEGFTMTQDSSIESLSGDVDIVFNRDQTPIRVDASALSGDIENHFGSQTQDNPLNLRIRTTSGDVELR, encoded by the coding sequence ATGAAAAAAATAAACACCTTACTGATCGTCCTAATGGCACTTTTATCCTTAAGTATTCTCAGCCTGGTTTCAACTCGGTTTGTAAAGAATACTGACCCCTTTAATTTCAACTTTAACTTTAACTTTGGAAGACGTGAGACCACACTTTTAGTCAGCGAATCCCTGGATGCCTCAGAGATTCAATCCATCATGATTAATGCTTATTCTCTTGATATTACTTTTATTCAAGGAACAAGCGATGACATCGTCGTGAACCATTATGGGGGTACAGACTTTAGCCCTGTTACGATTACACACGATCAAGGCATCTTGACTGTTTCACAACCCAGCGAACGAAATATCGGCTTTTCATGGGGATCTTGGAACCAACGTCTTGAAGTTACCCTTCCAAGCAAAGCGTATGATACGGTGTCAATTACAACCGTTAGTGGTAACATCACGATCCCTGCACTCACTGCCACAAACACTGCGCTCAATACAACTTCTGGAGACCTCTTCATTAATTCTCTTGTAAGTAACGCCATTGATGTAAGTGTGACATCTGGTGATATTTCAATGAATAATACTGAAGGTGCGCTTAAGGTTCGTAGCACCAGCGGTGATCTTGACCTTGTGAATCTGATTGGAAGTGTGAATCTTCAATTAACATCGGGAGATGTTGAAATCGAAGGCTTTACCATGACACAAGACTCAAGCATTGAATCCCTTTCAGGGGATGTGGATATTGTGTTTAACCGTGATCAAACACCGATCAGAGTTGATGCAAGTGCACTTTCTGGAGACATTGAAAACCATTTTGGTTCTCAAACCCAAGACAACCCACTCAACCTACGCATTCGGACAACCAGTGGGGATGTTGAATTACGCTAA